The Fusobacterium simiae nucleotide sequence GATAAAACTTCAAGGAGGTCAACTACAACCTCTATCTGTTAGGTTAATTATCTCATAAAATATGAGATTAAAAAAATATATTATGTAGTTACTTATTAACTACAACATTATTATACGAGGAGGTTTATATAAATGTTAAAAGTATTAGATGATTATTTAGAAGAAACAATATTACTGATTCTTTTAGTGCTGATGACTTCTATTATGGGGATACAAATAGTATCTCGTTATGTTTTTCAAAACTCATTAAGTTGGTCAGAAGAATTAGTTCGTTATATGTTTGTATGGTCTGCTTTTTTAGGAGTACCTTTTTGTATAAAACATGGGCTTTCAATAAAAGTTGATCAATTTAGAAATCTTTTTCCTATTCCTTTGCAAAAAATATTGATGTACATAGATAAAATAATAATTTTTCTTTTATTTTTAGTTTTATTTATTTACTCTTTTAAAGTGGTAAGAGCAACTTATTTAAGTGGACAAACAAGTCCAGCAATGCAGTTACCAATGTGGACAGTTCAAATTTCAGTTACAGTATCCTCTTTACTATCAATGATTCGTTCTATTCAAAATCTTTTAAATTTAGTTAGAGGAAAAACAAAATTGGAGCAAAAAGATGGAGTTTTATACCAAAAGTAGAGGAGGGTAAATATGACGATAGGAGTGTTATTTTTAATATTTATTGTTTTGATAGTAGTGGGAATTCCTATTGGAATGGTATTAGCTATTTCAGGAATTTTACCAAGTATGGTTGACTCAATGTTTCCAGCAAATGTGCCTTATGTAATTCGTTCAATGATAAATGGAGTGGATAGTTTTCCAATTTTAGCAGTACCTATGTTCATTTTATCAGGAAATATTATGGCAAAAGGAAAGATTAGTGAAAAATTATTTAACTTCTTTGCATATTTTATAGGAAACTTAACAGCAGGATTACCTATTGCAACTATTGTAACTTGTCTATTCTATGGAGCAATATCAGGTTCTGGACCTGCAACAACAGCAGCAGTTGGAGCAATGACTATTCCAATTTTAGTTGGAAGAGGATATGATAAAACTTTCTGTACTTCATTAGTTGCAGTTGCAGGAGGATTAGGAGTAATAATTCCACCTAGCATACCATTTATATTTTATGGACAAAGTTCAGGAGCATCAGTTGGAAATTTATTTATAGCAGGAGTTTTTCCAGGACTATTAATAGGTGCTTGTTTAATGGTTTATTCTTGGTACTATTGTAAAAAGAATGGTGAAGATAAAGAAAAATTATCAAACTATACAAAAGAAATGAGAAAGAATGGTTTTTTTAAATTATTTTTAGACAGTTTTTGGGCTTTATTATCACCAGTTATCATCTTAGGAAGTATTTATAGTGGAATTGCTTCTCCAACAGAAGCAGCAGTTATATCAGTTTTTTATTCTCTATTTGTTGCTGGTTTTATTTATAAGACAATAACATTTAAAGATATAAAAGAAACTTTGGTAGAAAGTGTAAAAACATATAGCTCAATACTATTTATTATTGCAGCAGCAATAGGATTTGCAAGAGTATTAACATACTACGATGCACCAGATATTATTGCAAAAGCAGTTTCTAGTACAGTAAGTAGTAAAATTGGTTTCTTAATTATAGTAAATATAATACTTCTATTTGTTGGAATGATTATGGATACAACACCAGCAATATTGATTTTAACTTCTATATTTTTACCAACAGCAGAAGTTTATGGAATAGATCCAATTCATTTTGGGGTTATTATGGTTGTAAACTTAGCAATAGGATTTGTAACACCTCCATTAGGAGTAAATCTATTTGTTGCTAGCTCAATAAGTGGAGTTCCAATAGAGAAGATTGTTAATAAGGCAGTGCCATTTATTATTTCATTTATTATTGCTTTGGTAATTATAACATTTGTGCCTTCAGTTAGTTTAGCACTTATAAAATAGGGAGGATTTTTATATGAAAAAAAATATAAAAGTTTTATTAATAGGAATGATGGCAATATTAATGTTGTTTGTATCTTGCTCCAAAGATCGAGAAACTGAATCTGGTGGAAAAATATATACTGTTTACTTAGCTTGTGATTCGCCAGAAGATACAGTTACATATATTTTACTTGATAAATTTGCAAGTTTAATGGAAGAAAAATCAAATGGAAGAATTGTAGCTAGAAGATATTCAAATGCAAAATTAGGTGGAGATGTTGAGATTACAGAAGCATTACAACATGGTAATATAACATTTGTTGTTCAAAATACTGCTCCACAAGTGAATTTTGTTCCTGAATTAGGAGTATTCGATTTGCCAATGGCATTTCCTAATATAGAAGTTGCAAGAAAAGTTTTAGATGGTCCTTTACTAGATAAATTAAAAGAATACCATGCTAAGCAAAATATTAGATTATATGGTTATGCTGATCAAGGTTTCAGAGAAATGACTTCTAATAAAAAAATAGAAAAAATGAGTGATTTAAAAGGTGTTAAAATCAGAACAATGTCTAATCCAAACCATATAGAATTTTGGAAGGCTGTTGGAGCAAACCCTACACCTATGAACTTTGGTGAGTTATATATAGGTTTACAACAAGGAGTGGTAGTAGCACAAGAAAATCCAATTGAAGCAACTGTTGCAGCAAAATTGTATGAACAACAAGATTATGTTATTACAACTAATCATATCATACATGCTTTATCTTTAATTGGAAGTCCAGCAATACTTGATAAATTTCCAGAAGACTTACAACAAATTATAGATGAATCTGCAAAAGAAGCAATAGAATATGCAAGAAAAGTTGCAGATGAAAGAGTTGAAGGAAGATTAAAAATAGTTAGAGACAGTGGTACTGAAATAATAGAATTTAATCAACAATTATATGATGATATGAAAGCTGCTGGGCAACCTCTTTATGATAGTATTTCAAAAAAAATTGGAAAAGATTTAGTTGATTTATTAACAGAAGAAGTAAAAAAAGCTTCAAATTAATTGAATAAGGAGGGATTATTTTGAGTAATCGTATACAAGGAACAACAGGATTAATAGGGCTTATAGGAGATCCTTTAAAACATAGTCGTTCTCCTCATATGCACAATTCAGCATTTGATAAATTAGGTTTAGATTATGTATATCTTTGTTTTGAAGTGCCTAAGGGAGAATTAAAAAGTGGAATAGAAGCTCTGAAAACTTTTTCAGCAAAGGGTTCTAATATAACATTCCCTCATAAACAAGAAGTTTTAAAATATTTAGATGATATTTCTGAGGATGCTAAAATTATAGGTTCTGTAAACACAATCAAAATCGATTCTGAAACAAAAAAAATAACAGGATACAATACAGATGGTAGAGGATTCATAGCTTCATTAGATGAACTAAATATTCCTTTTAGAAAACAAAAAGTTGTCTTAGTTGGAGTAGGTGGAGCAGGAAGAGCTATTGCTATTCAACTTGCTTATGAAGGAGTAGGAGAACTTTGTATAAAAGAGTTAAATAAAGATTTAGCTAATGAAATAAAAGAAACAATAAATAAACATATACCAAATGTAAATGTAAAAATTTTAGCAGATGATGAAGAAAGTTTAAAAGAAGAATTAAAAGATGCTTGTCTTCTTATAAATGCAACTCCATTAGGAATGAAAGGTAGAGAAAATTTATGTGTTATCTCTGGACCAGAAGTTCTTCATAAAGACCTATTCGTATATGATATTGTATATGACCCAAGAGAAACTTTGTTGATGAAGTATGCAAAACAAGCTGGTTGTAAGACTA carries:
- the aroE gene encoding shikimate dehydrogenase, coding for MSNRIQGTTGLIGLIGDPLKHSRSPHMHNSAFDKLGLDYVYLCFEVPKGELKSGIEALKTFSAKGSNITFPHKQEVLKYLDDISEDAKIIGSVNTIKIDSETKKITGYNTDGRGFIASLDELNIPFRKQKVVLVGVGGAGRAIAIQLAYEGVGELCIKELNKDLANEIKETINKHIPNVNVKILADDEESLKEELKDACLLINATPLGMKGRENLCVISGPEVLHKDLFVYDIVYDPRETLLMKYAKQAGCKTTNGINMMIWQGAIAFKIWFDVDMPQDYVRQELFEK
- a CDS encoding TRAP transporter substrate-binding protein translates to MKKNIKVLLIGMMAILMLFVSCSKDRETESGGKIYTVYLACDSPEDTVTYILLDKFASLMEEKSNGRIVARRYSNAKLGGDVEITEALQHGNITFVVQNTAPQVNFVPELGVFDLPMAFPNIEVARKVLDGPLLDKLKEYHAKQNIRLYGYADQGFREMTSNKKIEKMSDLKGVKIRTMSNPNHIEFWKAVGANPTPMNFGELYIGLQQGVVVAQENPIEATVAAKLYEQQDYVITTNHIIHALSLIGSPAILDKFPEDLQQIIDESAKEAIEYARKVADERVEGRLKIVRDSGTEIIEFNQQLYDDMKAAGQPLYDSISKKIGKDLVDLLTEEVKKASN
- a CDS encoding TRAP transporter small permease, whose protein sequence is MLKVLDDYLEETILLILLVLMTSIMGIQIVSRYVFQNSLSWSEELVRYMFVWSAFLGVPFCIKHGLSIKVDQFRNLFPIPLQKILMYIDKIIIFLLFLVLFIYSFKVVRATYLSGQTSPAMQLPMWTVQISVTVSSLLSMIRSIQNLLNLVRGKTKLEQKDGVLYQK
- a CDS encoding TRAP transporter large permease produces the protein MTIGVLFLIFIVLIVVGIPIGMVLAISGILPSMVDSMFPANVPYVIRSMINGVDSFPILAVPMFILSGNIMAKGKISEKLFNFFAYFIGNLTAGLPIATIVTCLFYGAISGSGPATTAAVGAMTIPILVGRGYDKTFCTSLVAVAGGLGVIIPPSIPFIFYGQSSGASVGNLFIAGVFPGLLIGACLMVYSWYYCKKNGEDKEKLSNYTKEMRKNGFFKLFLDSFWALLSPVIILGSIYSGIASPTEAAVISVFYSLFVAGFIYKTITFKDIKETLVESVKTYSSILFIIAAAIGFARVLTYYDAPDIIAKAVSSTVSSKIGFLIIVNIILLFVGMIMDTTPAILILTSIFLPTAEVYGIDPIHFGVIMVVNLAIGFVTPPLGVNLFVASSISGVPIEKIVNKAVPFIISFIIALVIITFVPSVSLALIK